A portion of the Suricata suricatta isolate VVHF042 chromosome 11, meerkat_22Aug2017_6uvM2_HiC, whole genome shotgun sequence genome contains these proteins:
- the LOC115306352 gene encoding olfactory receptor 56A3-like produces the protein MTAHQNGTIFIEVSDFLLNCFVRSPGWQLWLSLPLSLLLLLAMGANGILLITIRLEVSLHEPMYYLLSLLSLLDIVLCLAVIPKILAIFWFDLKSISFYACFLQMYIMNCFFGMESCTFMVMAYDRYVAICHPLRYSSIITDHFVVKAAIFILARNSLLTMFIPILSARLHYCGSNVIENCMCANLSVSKLSCDNIALNRIYHLIVAWTLLGSDLILIFFSYTLILRAVFRLKTKGAAAKALSTCGSHFILILFFSTILLVFVFTHIAKKKISPDIPVLLNVLHHVIPAALNPIVYGVRTQEIKEGIRKLLRRARENRK, from the coding sequence ATGACAGCACATCAAAATGGCACCATCTTCATTGAGGTTTCAGACTTCCTCCTGAATTGTTTTGTCAGGTCCCCCGGCTGGCAGCTCTGGTTGTCCCTGCcactcagcctcctcctcctcctggccatGGGGGCCAATGGGATTCTCTTGATCACCATTCGGCTGGAAGTCTCTCTGCATGAGCCCATGTACTACCTGCTCAGCCTCCTTTCCCTGCTGGACATTGTGCTCTGCCTTGCTGTCATCCCCAAGATCCTGGCCATCTTCTGGTTTGACCTCAAGTCCATCAGCTTCTATGCCTGCTTCCTTCAGATGTACATCATGAATTGCTTCTTTGGCATGGAGTCCTGCACATTCATggtcatggcctatgaccgctatgtggccatctgccaccCACTGAGGTACTCATCCATCATCACTGACCATTTTGTAGTCAAagctgccatttttattttggccaGAAATTCACTTCTTACTATGTTCATTCCCATCCTCTCTGCCCGGCTCCATTATTGTGGAAGTAATGTAATTGAAAACTGTATGTGTGCCAATCTCTCTGTGTCCAAGCTCTCCTGTGATAATATTGCCCTTAATAGAATTTACCATTTAATTGTGGCCTGGACTCTTCTGGGCTCTGACCTCATCCTTATCTTCTTCTCCTATACCCTCATCCTACGAGCTGTTTTTAGACTCAAGACAAAAGGGGCAGCTGCCAAAGCTCTGAGCACCTGTGGCTCTCACTTCATTCTCATCCTCTTCTTCAGCACCATCCTGCTGGTGTTTGTTTTTACTCACattgccaagaaaaaaatttccccagATATTCCTGTCTTACTTAATGTGTTACACCATGTAATTCCTGCAGCCCTCAACCCCATTGTCTATGGGGTACGGACCCAGGAGATTAAAGAGGGAATTAGGAAATTACtgaggagggcaagagagaacagaaaataa
- the LOC115271876 gene encoding olfactory receptor 56A3-like, with protein MTAHQNGTISSEVSGFLLNCFVRSHTWQLSFSLPLSLLFLLAMGANGILLITIRLEASLHEPMYYLLSILSLLDIVLCLTVIPKVLAIFWFDLKSISFYACFLQMYVMNCFLAMESCTFMVMAYDRYIAICHPLRYPSIITDQFVAKAAIFIFARNVISTVPIPILSSRLHYCRRNVIENCICANMSVSRLSCSDVTINRLYQFAGGWTLLGSDLILIFVSYTLILRAVLRLKAEGAVAKALSTCGSHFILILFFSTILLVFVLTHVVKKKVSPDVPVLLNVLHHVIPAALNPIVYGVRTQEIKQGIQRLLKKGW; from the coding sequence atgacAGCACACCAAAATGGCACCATCTCCTCTGAGGTTTCAGGCTTTCTCCTGAATTGTTTTGTCAGGTCCCACACCTGGCAACTTTCTTTCTCCCTACCCCTAAGCCTGCTCTTCCTCCTGGCCATGGGGGCCAATGGGATTCTCCTGATCACCATCAGACTGGAGGCCTCTCTTCACGAGCCCATGTACTACCTGCTCAGCATCCTCTCCCTGTTGGACATCGTGCTCTGCCTCACTGTCATTCCCAAGGTGCTGGCCATCTTTTGGTTTGACCTCAAGTCCATCAGCTTCTATGCCTGCTTCCTCCAGATGTATGTTATGAACTGCTTCCTTGCGATGGAGTCCTGCACATTCATggtcatggcctatgaccgctatatAGCTATCTGTCACCCACTGAGGTACCCATCCATCATCACTGACCAATTTGTAGCCAAAGctgccattttcatttttgccagGAATGTTATTTCTACAGTGCCTATCCCCATTCTCTCATCCCGACTCCATTATTGCAGGAGAAATGTCATTGAGAACTGCATCTGTGCCAATATGTCTGTCTCCAGGCTCTCCTGTAGTGATGTTACCATCAATCGCCTCTACCAGTTTGCTGGAGGATGGACCCTGCTGGGATCTGACCTCATCCTCATCTTTGTCTCCTACACCCTCATATTGAGAGCTGTGCTGAGACTCAAGGCAGAGGGTGCTGTGGCAAAGGCCCTGAGCACATGTGGCTCCCACTTCATCCTTATCCTCTTCTTCAGCACCATCCTTCTGGTCTTTGTGCTCACTCATGTGGTGAAAAAGAAAGTCTCTCCTGATGTGCCAGTCTTGCTTAATGTCCTCCACCATGTCATCCCTGCAGCCCTCAACCCCATAGTTTACGGAGTGCGAACCCAGGAGATCAAGCAAGGAATCCAGAGATTACTGAAGAAAGGGTGGTAA